Genomic segment of Caviibacter abscessus:
ATTTATAACTTCTAATTTTTCTTCTATTTTTTTTAAACTATAACCGACATCAACTAATATTTTTTTGCCGCCCACTTCAATAAAACTGCAATTCCCAGCACTACCGCTACCTAATACTGATATTTT
This window contains:
- a CDS encoding MBL fold metallo-hydrolase — its product is MKISVLGSGSAGNCSFIEVGGKKILVDVGYSLKKIEEKLEVINQKIEEIDAIFVTHDHSDHIKAFGTISRKYDVHLSCLSYSS